The Gossypium hirsutum isolate 1008001.06 chromosome A13, Gossypium_hirsutum_v2.1, whole genome shotgun sequence nucleotide sequence GGGTGCGGTGCATTTagcttattttttatttcacgcTACAGTATAGTTACATTATTTAATTTCACTGCTatcgttatttttacactaatcataGATAAACACATCACCCATCTAAATCCACCTTAAAACAATAACACATTTTTTAAAcagcttaaaaataaaaatttttgaatgcCTTAAAAAATTAATCCCAAATTGAGTATTTAGATAATGAGACTtactttaaaatatattaaaaaacaaatatatatttatgattgttagactcaaaaaagaaaaaaaatcattaccAAAACCTTATCCTTATCACTAAACCAAAATCTTATTAGCTATGAATTACACTTAGGAAGATAGTTTATGCCAAATAATCAATCCTAAACAAAAACACTTGTCACAACATGAAatcactttaacaattagcaaaAATCTATTATTGTGTTgtagatatttatttatttttgtctgAAACATTTTTGTATCAAATAAACTTACTACTATCTaatgaattaatttattattattattttctccattcacaatatttaaatttaacaaaatggATAGATCATTGTTTCAAGAGTCATTACAGGGCAGCTAAGGATCTAACTTTAAAATATAGATTAAAAtatgtcaatttaatttttttaattttatttttagaaatttaatctttttaattttttaaatttcaaaatttaggtccaactattacaattattaaaattttttattaaattcaaatttattgtaacattatttttttaattatattatttattaagtaagtattttttttaattttacagaAAAAAACTTAATAGGAAATACcaactcaaattttgaaatataaaaataagaatatattaaataaattttaaatttccaaaaagtataatatattttaaccaaaaatatgtTGGAGTAAATTCCTCCGACAGTCAGTCCTGACCGTATACAATCTGAATGGATAGAACCTAAGGGTATTTTCGATTTTTTCTGTCTTGAATTAAATGATTACCTAGTCACGTGAGAGTGGTATGCCCTACTCTAATTCCCTAAATGAACACTCCAGGTTTTGTTAGGCATGCTCAATtatcaaattgaattaaatgattaataaagaaaatatattcgtttattaaaaaataaaatttatatttaatttttttaatttaatcgaaAAAATCATTGGTAAgctttgtaaaatttaattattattcaattataataaatttaacaacaCTATTTTCGTGTTCCActttatttatgtaaaaaaataatttgaatgtttGCCTAATAACATGTTGGTTAGATATTTTTGTCGTAAACATATGTTTAATTACACAATAAGCATATTATTCTAAATAAATTAGATATTTTGATAGTCGAAAAAaggaattaatttaaattaattaaataaaacacataattttaaataatatgaatttacTAAATGAAGTAAAACAGACATCTATAAGCTGGGTTCATTTAAAgcgaccttttttttttttcttttggtcccACCTGATCTTATCCCCAACCTCAACTACGTGCCCTCCTTCCATTTGCCATGTCACTACTTTTTCTCCGATCTAAATCAACGGCCTTGATTTATCCTAACTTGTTCGACCTTTACTCCTCCCCTTCATTTCATTTCGTCGTTAAATATCTTCCTTCACTCACTGCTTGTTCCCGGCTATcgagttatttttttaaacaaagatCCCCGATCTCCTGCTTAGAGTTAGTTTCTCATATTTATGGGGCTACTTGACCAGTTGTGGGACGACACCGTTGCGGGTCCTCGACCCGATAATGGTCTCGGCAAGCTCCGAAAGCACTCCACTTTCACTTTCCGCTCTAACTCCTCCAAGGGTACGACGCTAGACCACTTCTCTTCCTTCTCCGGGGACACACTTTACTACTTTATCCGTGCATAAAAAACCGATAATTTTTCAGTAAAAACAACGAAAATTGTCACCAAAAGTAAATTGAACTGGCGAGCAGCTACcaataaagaaaagaaagcgTTATAGAATTGAAACTTTATTGTCTTCCTCAACACGTTTGATGTTTTATTGTTTaacttgtcttttttttttcctaatcTGGTTCGACGATGTAATGATCAGAAACCGATGGCGGGAGTGTGAGATCGTACAATGATGAGACGCCGGAGGAAACAACGAAAGTGACACGTACGATTATGATCGTAAAATCGCCGCGTTACCAGAGCGGATCGCCTCCGGTTTCGCCGGCCGAATCGACTCCTCCGGTATCTCCTTTTTCTGGTaatatatacacaaataatttCCTCACTGATTGTCGAATTTGTCCCTGGTTTAGTTCTTGAACCCCAAAACTATCCTCCCCGGAAAGGTTGGAATGGGGTTGTGTAAGGTAACTAGAGGTGGGACTATTGAAGGTTTGAAGGGTAGATCGGTCAATGTAATTCGTGCTATATGATAAGCGGACTTTAGGAGGGTAATTATGTCATTTGATAACTTTGTATGTTTCTTAAATGGataaagataaatgaaatatTAGGTGGATGGCAAGCGTGTTTTTTGTCCTAGTGTTGAGAAATGACAAAAAGGTCCTCGTTGACGTGCAATAATGCATGAATATGATATAAACTTGGAAAGAAATACATCTGCCTAGTTTGGTCCATTTAGTAtgctataaatttatttatttatttttgtgggGTATAATGTCTCAACAAAGTACATCTATTGATGTCAAATATCAAAGCTACATATAACAAGGCTTTTATTTTATGTAGCAGATTTCTGTGAAGcatcgttttttttttttgatggaTGTCGTCGTTGTACGATTATTAAAGTTCCCAATGTACTTGCCCTAAATTTAGTGCATTTGTCCCACGTCGACTATTCCAGCATATTTCATAAAAGCTTTACTTATGACGGGTTAATGTGGTATAGGAGGAAGCAGAGAGTCGTATCGGTTTCGGAGAAGGTCAACATCAGATGCATACGAGAAGGGGAAGGAGGGTGGAGGTAGGAGCCTTGCTCCTCCTTACGACGTGTGAGATGTGAACCTCTCCTCTCCTCTCTGCTGATCCCCCAATTCGCCGACAAGTCAATATTAATTTGCATAGTTTCTACGTTTATACAGCTGAACTTTATAATGTTAATTAGAGTTTGCCCACTTTGTTTTTTttgcatgcatgtatgtatgtatttatgtgtaCTTGTTTTGGCAATGTAACTACTTTTATCATCATGGTATATTATATATAATGTGCAGACGGCGCTGAAAAGCTGCAAATCATATATGTAGAGAGGGTATAACTATAATGTCCCAACATGGTTTGCTACACCTTGTatgctttttctttcttttctctctatctCCTAATTTGTTAAAATGAGATAAGTTAGCCGTAGAAGTTGAATTATAAAATGTTAAgggatcaaaatataatttatcatatattaatttataattttattatttttgaagggttacataattttttttcatatttaattaggAGGGAaatatataatgtaattttatcataaattaatttataattttactatttctaAAAGGATTAAACTACACTTTTTCATTTTTAGGAGAGATGGGGCAAAGCCTCTACTAGCCCTCTAGCTTCGCCCTTGGTGTCCTTTTTCTCTTAAGGTGATGTTTGGATTTAATAGTGCTTGTATTGCTAATGGTAGAACAAATAAGTTGTTGGTGATGGTTGATGGAAATGAGGTTATCAACCAAATGTTTATGGAATATATGTAAATGttggaatatttttaaatttattaatttatttatcaatttgattGCATAATAAGACATGTTTGGTCTTAATTTAGTTGAAACAAAGACATAAATTCATCCTAAATCAATAGATATGAAAATCCTAACTTTGGAGATTTCATCAATATGCAAGTGTCACAAGGCTAAAACTTAAGTCTCACAAACAGAGTGGCTTTAGGTAGAAACTTAGCTTTAAACTTGCCTAAGTCAACCTAACTTTTGAAAATAAGAATTCATAAAAGAAATTCTCTAAGGCATTGAAATAAAGTGAAAACAAACTCAAAGTGAAGAAGCAACGAAAGAATTGAAAAAGTACAAGAAAGCAATGCACAcaaggtatttgagtaaatgcTTTTGAATATATTCAATAACTTTGAATGGAATTATTACATATAAGGGggaaggcctctatttatagttgaactctcacaaatccaacggtacaattTAAATTACATCAATAATCAAGATTAAAACCTATCTACAAGATGAAAGTCCTAAGgtatttaaactctatacaaccTTATCCATTAGGATTTACAATATTCAATGGTAactctaattttatttgaatgttTCACTGGCCATTAAGGCTTTAAGTAGATGGGTTTCTCTGCATGTTCTATGAGTCGGGCCAGTTcaagtgggtcaaatgagccTCATTTAATCAGTTGATCTCCATGGGACGCTCTATGTGTATTTGTCATTGACTTTGATCTATGGCCAATGATGTTCTCCCCCACCCATTTTCACGACACCCTCGTGCGTCCTTAGAATGATATTGATCTAGCTCATTTTGGAATTGCCACGACGCCTTAGTTGATTCCAACCATTCTTTTTGTTgggtaattttacccatcgaaaCATTTGCCTCTGCTTATGTTTTTGTCATCATCTAACTCGAATTGTTTTTCTCTTTTGTACATCTTGATCATAAAAGGTCACCGCTTTTACTTGCCCCTATTGTGACTTGCCTCGATTAGGATCCATTTGATCCTCACAAATAGGCTTCGACACACCTATATTGAACATCGGGTTAACTTTGACTATTGCCGCTAACTCTAGTTTATAAGCCCCTTGACTTACCCGCTTCATAACTTTAAAAAGGCCTTTGTGTCTTTGCAATCCAACAGTAAGTCATAATGAAAAACACTAAGAAATTGTTTAAGATTTACCTTGTAACACACCTAACCCGTGTCTGTCACCCGAATAaggttacaaggcattatcggatttatacactaacatttatacaaaatcgagttataaatatgcatttcaaatcaattcttttcaaatattcaacttaaagtccttaatatgggcccatggggcccaatacatgctttggaaatggttcgggactaaaccaacaactttgaaaatttttccttgaagataggggcacacgcctgtgtggcctaggacatggccgtgtggccagcctgTGGGGATGCCATgaccgtgtggccagcccgtgtggaattctgacttgcaatttcttaagtattagaggggcacacggcctgggcacacgcccatgtggctaggccatgtggtacactgatttttcaccatttttaagccatttttacACGGTtttgacacacggccgtgttttcTGCCCATGTACTATCCTGACTTCAtatttaaagatgcaggggacacacggttatttcacacgcccgtgggctgtccgtgtgtcacacacggtctagacacacgctcgtgtgtcttatctgtgtggatgaaataaggccatttcctagcccTATTTCTCACCCAAGCTTAACCATTTTCCTGCAtgaaaacttataaatatataccaTTCATTTCAACCAATTTCCATAATTCAATCTAACATTTCCAACTTTTAAACATACTTTAAAGCTTACCTTTACATTGGTTTGTAAATCAAGTTTTATGACAGGTGATTTGTATCTTGTTGAACATGAACATACCACATTACCACAAAATAtatattactagccattccaatggctaagttGTAAACAAACATATTACATCATCATTTGGCctcattagcctatacatgtcattatatcaaaatgagtttATCGTTTATACCAATATTAAggagttgatagtgtgatgatactccgacccgatccaaccttcacgagcttcgagcactataaaacaaggaaaaataaacctagtaagcattatatgcttagcaAGTCCATATAACCAAACTACACTTACCACTTATATATCACAAGTAAATCACACATAAAGCAAtttatccatcaatttagcaAACTAGCAAATATGACCtatacacaatcattcaatcaaaaTTGGTTAGCACAAAAACATTATTAtgtatagatgagctcatcatatcatTTCTTATTATTTCACTTGTTAATACATTTccgttgaatttttgaattttcgaTGGACTTTTCTTTTTCTAGTTGTACACTCGAGGTGCACATTCCCTTTTCAAGTGGTACACACGAAGTGTAGATACCCTTTTCAATTTGTACATTCAATGTGCACATAACATTTTCAAGTGTACACATATAGTgtacctttccttttcaagtgGTATACACCAAGTATACCTTTtcttttcatatggtatacacaaagtataccgtTCCTTTCCAAGTGTACACATAAAgtgtacataaccttttcaagtTGTACCATTTGGGTACATAAATCCTTTTCAAGTATCACCCTTTCGGGTTACattccttttcataatgagatcaaaagattatCCCTTTCGAAACAACCTttactgcaacatatgcaggatctcatATACACGGTAATCACATGTCCAATCGGAAATCAATATTCAAACTGATTCAtgtaatatttcatcatttacatgTAAATCACAAATCAAGATTGATTTATTACATGTACATactaattaaaaatcataatgcACAATATTCAataatcaattcaacacatttacatgtttaatttagttatacgaacttacctcgacaattgatcgtatctactaatccgaaactttttctttccctcgatctttttctttgttcgacacttccggatctatataaataaatttaatcatcaattctatGATTTTTACATTCACTCAAGCCCACTTCACATTTTAGgaaaaagtaccattttgcccctaaacttttgattaattccaatttcctccctaggcttggaaattgaaattcatgcaatttactccttattccaagcttattcaaaatttcaatataacttttacagcacatgtatttcataattttcagaaatttttcaagaatttcactaccttgcaatttagtccctacacttgtttt carries:
- the LOC107893286 gene encoding dormancy-associated protein homolog 3 isoform X1 is translated as MGLLDQLWDDTVAGPRPDNGLGKLRKHSTFTFRSNSSKETDGGSVRSYNDETPEETTKVTRTIMIVKSPRYQSGSPPVSPAESTPPVSPFSGGSRESYRFRRRSTSDAYEKGKEGGGRSLAPPYDV
- the LOC107893286 gene encoding dormancy-associated protein homolog 3 isoform X2, translated to MGLLDQLWDDTVAGPRPDNGLGKLRKHSTFTFRSNSSKETDGGSVRSYNDETPEETTKVTRTIMIVKSPRYQSGSPPVSPAESTPPEEAESRIGFGEGQHQMHTRRGRRVEVGALLLLTTCEM